A stretch of DNA from Anopheles ziemanni chromosome 3, idAnoZiCoDA_A2_x.2, whole genome shotgun sequence:
AACAACAAAATGTGCAAGGGATATTACAGAATGTatttagccaatttttcaacaGAATAAATGAACAATACTTGAAAACGAATATTAGTGTTACAACCGTAGAAAGAAAGACACAACAGACGGGCTACTTATTATTTTGGATTTCCGTTGAAGATTTTGTTAGAGAAACCCATGATGGTTTGTTTCTGCAATGCGTTGAGCCTAAGAAAACTATCCAAGTCCTGCagcaatttgtttgttttccgttgaATGAAAGTCATCGAAGTAGCAACGTCACGAGCCTGATTACCATCTATTAACGTTCCCAGACGCTCAACTTCCTGCTCTATCGCAGCGAGTTGCTCTCGATGACTTCCGATGGAAGCGAACGTTTCCTTGGAGATGGTGCTCGGAGGAAGAAATGTAATCTTTTCTCGGATCACTTCGCGCAGGATCTCCATCTTGCCCTCGAGCTGGTCGAGCTGTTTGGTGATCGCAGGCGGCGCAGCGGATGTTTTATTCAATCCATGCAGCACTCCGTGTTCGAGAAGCGTTAACCGATTTAGAGATTCGTGGTACGACGCAATAGTTTTGCTGAAGAGTTCGATATCTGCTTCGATATCCTTCAGCATGATCGACCGGGCATGCTGCAGTTCCTCTTTGGCGGTGATCGTAACCAACTCGTCTGCCATTTGCATTGCTTCTATAACTAACGCGTGGTTCTCCTCATCGAAATCGTCCAAGACCACCGACATTGTTTCTGTGATTTATGTAATGGAGTACGTAATTAAAACAACTGATTTTTACACCCCGTTGGAGCTACACTGAACAAAAcgcggtttgtttttgtaccgTTTCGTTTacgtttgatttaatttttgacaGACAAATGAACATCTCGATTGTTGATGTTCATTTATTATGACAAATTTATATACTTGGCAACACTGTTTAGGCCAAATTGTCATAATCCGGCATGCCCGTAGTTGATAAACATTGTGTCTTTTACATTTCCCCAAAAGGATAGTTTAACAGAATCGTAATGGAAAGTAACGTTATAATTCGCCTAGCTTGTGATAGAGTAGATATCCCGTTGTTCAACGAAGAGGAAAGGAGCCGCCGTTTGTTCACACCTGGAGAAATCGTCACGAGCGAACAAGGTTTCATGCGGTAAGTGTTTTTGTCTATACACTCGCATGTGGATTTGTTTATACTTTACGAACATTTGATTTTACGTTTACAGCGGCCATGGAACGTACATGGAagatgaaaacattaaatcatccgTCGCTGGAGTGATGGTGCAGGTGAACAAGCTCATCACCGTGAAGGCGCTGAAGGGTCGGTACGTCGGCGAGATAGGAGACGTGGTGGTCGCTCGGGTTACCGAAGTCCaagaaaaacgatggaaaGTCGATACCAACTCTCGGCTTGATTCCGTCCTGCTGCTGTCGTCGGTCAACTTACCCGGTGGAGAGCTACGCCGCCGTGGTGTGGAGGATGAAAAGCAGATGCGAAAGTACTTGCAGGAAGGTGATTTGATATCCGCCGAAGTACAAAACGTCCACTCGGATGGAGTACTTTCGTTACACACGCGAAGCTTAAAGTATGGAAAGCTGTCCCAGGGGATTTTGATCAAGGTTTTCCCATCGTTGATCCAACGCCGGAAGACACACTTCCACAACCTACCGTGCGGTGCTTCGATAATCCTCGGAAATAACGGGTTTATATGGATATCTCCGATTACGAATGCGGAAGGTGAAGGTATGGTTAAAGAAAcgaatgtttctgtttttcaattACTGCAATTCATGAGTAATTCTAATCCTTACAGGCGCAGGAGGTTTCACACAGAACCTAGAGGACGTAGTTACTAAACAGGATCGGGAAACGATAGCACGAATCAGAAATTGCATTCTCGCTTTGGCGCACTGCAAAATGATGCTGTATGACACGAGCATACTGTTTGCATACGAAGAGTCCCTGAAATACGAAGTACATGAGCTGCTCCATCAAGAAGCCATGTCGGATGTTGCATTCCTAACTCAGCATCGTCTGGCattattggaaaaataaatattgctcTTTTGCTGCCTTTgataaaaactttaaattcgTCTTGATTTTTTAATCTCATCTTTTTACACTGTCATAGTTTCCATGGAAACACTGTACATCCTGTTTTTTATATATCCTTTGGATGACGGCTGGTGCGTGTGTATTGGTGCAACCTGCAGCGAGAAcgagtgttttttgtttgtttacgaaCGTCCATTAAAGCGATCAACCGAGAAAGCACAGgacgaaacaacaacagcctTCTGCGTAATGCTGCCATCACGCTCGCACTGATAATCGTAAACTGATACCGTGTGTGAATGTCAAACGAGAGTGTTTCCAGTTGCATCTCAGACTTTGGCCCGTTTTGCCAGCTCATTTGTGCCGTCGtttgttgaagaaaataaagtgtTGAAAGGAGCTCTAGTCGTCCTTTAGCTTGTGCAATATAGAAGTTACGTGAAAAGCTTGCGGGACGATGGAAGGAATACTCGTGTTTGACCAGACGAACGATCTAATTTACCACACCTTCAACGAGGCAATGCGTGAGAAGATGATAAAACAggcgttcgatttgggattgCTCGAAGAGGAAACTGTAGTAAGAAAACCGAACCTAAGGAATGCCAAACGGAGCGCCATTTATTCTGATAATATTTCTATTTGCAGTGTCCGACGCAGGAACTCAATTCGAACGTCCTGATACAGATCTTTAGCCCGCTGCTGGCATCGCAACGGATCATGATGTGCCAGTTCGACAACGCGTACACCTCGATTCAGATGGAAAACAACCTTAACATCGTCTTTGACGAGGTAAACGAGGAAACCGTACAAGTGCTCTGgcccttttatttatttttttaaccgAGATTGACCACAGCAGAACGTTTTTTACAAAAGAAACCCGGAAGCATTGAAGCATGCATGTGACAAGGAACTACTGTCTGCTATACTACAAGAGAACTATACTAATTTTTGTAACATAGTTGTTATTCTTTTGTAACAGCTTGCGGAATTGGAATCTGGTTTCTTGCACATCTTGAAACGTAGTAAAATACTACTTATATTTGCGAGAAGTCATTTAGCTTCCATCTTATCCCATGTGCAGCTTATTGCAGATAAACTGATAAGCAGTGTAAACTagaaatattgttttcttaaaaaCCTGGAATATGCCCATGATCTCGCTGTAATCTGTGTACTATTACTCGTATAATCGGTTGTACTATCCTTTTATAACCGGGCAACCATCTAAAccattttattctatttatttCCCACAAAATAGTTTTTAGGATACGTTTTTCTAGAGATCTGCACAAAAGAAGTCGACCTGGTTAAGCGAGAGCTTGGGGCATTTATTGCATTCATTAAGTATATTTGTGGACCGAATATTTACACGTAAGTAATTCCGTCAGACGAATCGTTTCATCACAATTTTGATTGGTCCCACTTTTCTATAGGATAAAAAATGATCCATCAAAAATCGCATATCTTACCGATTTAATCGACACTTACCGTGCGCTGTACGCGACCAACCAGGGAGTCCTGATGAAAGCGATCGAGCAACTGCTGGTCAACGCGGATGTCAAGAACACGGTTGTAGCAGCACTGCAAGCGGCAACCGATCGGTTAAAGCAGGATCCACACTCCCAACGAAGCCACTCGATGCTGTTTGTCGGGAGCAAATTTCTCGCCCGATACAGCAGCAGGCAGGCACAGGAACTGGCGGCCGTAGATATGGTTTTCCTTAATCTCCTCTGTCAAATGCTCAGCCGTCGTAGTCAGCGGCGTCGTATCGAATCACAGGTGGTGTTTCTACAGGGTAGTGTCCATCAGTCGCACGCTGGTTGCGTACCCCACGTGGTCCACGTGGTCCAGCTGTTCGAAAACGTGTCGCTAGTGCTTCTGATCGAGCATGCTCATACGGCCCTAGCGAGTCACCTGTACGACGTGTACTTTGCCTTGCACAAGCTTCAAAACCTCCAGATGCAATTCGATCTGGACAATCTGCGCGGGGCATTCGATGCACTTGATACGTACGTCAAACATAGCAGCGACTCGCTGAAGAAAGTCAAATCAAATAACCCGGAGGTGGACGAAGCAATCCGAGGGTTTACTGTGAAGTGGGAAACTCTGCGTAAGAAGTACACTGACTACTTCAAGACGTCGGACAACGCGTTGATCGTGAAAATCGACTCTAACATGCCAATGTTTGTGGAGTCAGTGAAGGACTTGTTCCGATTGCTGTGCGCGGGCTGTGCCACCCTCGAGCATGGCCTACAGCGCGTCACAGATATTGCTGACACGGCGGAGGACAGCCTCGCGGAGGTGTTTCACTTTCTGCACGCCAAATCCCAGAAAAACTTCACCATGGGATCATATCCTTTTCAAAATGTCacgatttttaaataacttgtATCTATACTACCTGTTTGCTAGGTCATTTTCCTTAGCTTCTCTTTTGCTCTTTGCTTGTACGTATATGGAAGAGTTCCCGGGTATGGTACATTTCATGCACATCGATAGATATAATGGGAGAATAGTTGCTCCATCCCTTGACGACCAGGATCCCTCGGATATACTCAAAGATAGGGTAAGTATCACATAATTAGCATTTCGGAGGTGATGTCCGATAGGCATAACTATTGCCTTAGTTCTGCCTAAGTCCATATCCAACAATAAATTTTCAGTTCTATGGAATgtacagtaaaaaaaactgaaacataACCAATAGCGCTTTAAATTACCGATCCCTGTTTCTTTTAACCTTAACCCTCTGACAGTCTAAATTAATACTGATACCGTTGGGGCATTGGTTCCATGCGTCAGTTCATTAACTGAAGACGCCGTATGTCGGTCATTTTTATCAATATGTCATAGCTGATTTTTTTAATCTCGACAATTACTGGCACTCTTTTGTGCTAACCGATTGAGTACATTTCCATCCGGTTCTTATCAAATGCACAAAAATACCCGGCATGAATGCCGGTATAGATTTCGGGATGTTGGCCTGATTTTTTTAACTGAACTCTTAAAGACCCAGTGTTCTAACTGAACTACTCAATAAAtcatcaatattttgaattgcATTATACAGCTTTTTAggtgaaaaatttaataattcagTATCACTGTTACAAGCaataatcctttttttccttcaaattaGCTTTCtgaataatatatttttctcgagaaCAAAAAATGTCAACGCTTTGGTTGATAAAAAAGAGTTGTAATAACAACGATTTCAAGTTTTAAGTCTTGTCTTTTAAGTGTAATTAGATTGAAAAAAGTGTCCGAGACCCACTTCTGAtggacgaaataaaaaatcacaacAACGCACAAGAAGTTTAAAGCCAGGTTAAAACCGACAAAGTGGTCGTTAAAACGGTTTATACCAAAAagatgtatttttaaaacagtaTATCATCATTTGCTTGtatttttgattatttcgtttACGCACAATATAgtgtaaatgtttaaatttacttttttcttgtcctTTCAAGGGTTGACAATGATTTCGTGAGTAATCAATCTTTGCTACCGATCGTTGCTTCATTCCATAGGTTTGGTCGATGGTGGATTTTTCCCGCACCTATCTGGACAAAGGTTACATGTCGATGATCTGGAAGGATGTTACGTTCAGCTACGCGTATTTCGTATGGTTCGAGGACGAGCACGGCACGACCCTGAAGCCGAACGAACCCCCGAACCATGGCGCTGGGCTACCGGCAACAAAGCCTTCCCTGGTCGCCGGCATCCTTGCGGGAGACTACTATCAGTAAGTAATAGATTTTAACTAGCCTTCCATATGTAATGGTGGTTGTTTGTCGCTTTCTTTGCATTGTAAATGGATAGGCGTTTGATTGAAACCTGCTTCCCGAGGACACCGTCGAGCAAGGTTCGTTGCTACGAACTGTTTCTCGTGCATCTCGGACTCGTCACATCCACGATCGTGCTTGAGCATTGCCGCCGGTTAGCCGTTACCATAACCGATCTCACTGGATGCATCGGGAACCCAATTGATCTGCTCTAAATTGGCAACTTTGAGTTGTACTTCTGAGGAGATGGAAGAATAGCAACCCCTCTACACCCGACTCGGTGGGGTTCAAGGCAAAGATATACTCAGCGCAGTGGCTGTAGTCATACTACTAGCCGGCCGTATGTAGTGTTCTCACCTAGCGTTTATTTATTGAAGTAGTCAGTGCTGCCTAGCGGTCATTACTactaccacctccaccaccactagAACCACCATCGTATTTATGTAGTTGATATTCTCATACTCAAACAACCTCCCTCAATTCCCCTACCACTTTCGCTCATCGACGTTGTGGCCGCCGTCGTTGCTATATTGCGGCACAAAGAAACTGCAACACTAAAACGAACGTTTGTCGCAACGAAAGCTCCACCGAAAACTGCACCAATGGATACAGATACCGATCGTCTAACCTTTTCCCCAACCCCCTACTAGATTGTGCTCGTTTCCCTTGGCTACTAACGAACCGTTTGCATTCCATTAGTAAGTAGAATAAACTGTATGTTGTGCAACTGGAACATTGTAAAGAGTTCGATGCGAGCTGcagttcgttttatttatatatcaCATGCGATTGATGACCGGACGTTGATTGACTTATTCGTCggcttattttaaaatttcaaatactagaaaagttttggttttgcatttttaactttatttgtacgaaatatttttttttttttcatacgagggtgtattttttatgaaatgtttaaaaacggTTGAACTCTCAATAGAGAAATGATAGCAAATTTTACAGTACAGTTCCATTGAATGCTTGACAACGTGACATGTACGTtttggaaacaaaataaaactgctCCAATACTTTTAACGGTTGGTTAAAAAATCCTTCAACTACTTGTCCCTCGACAAATGCCCATTGCGAAGGTCAGTTAAACCGCTCGGATGACATGTAGCACTATTACGCGTGGCTGTCGTAAGCGAAACCCAGCGCTTGGGATTCACCACGAAAACCTCACTCAGCGCTCGACGGCGCTTAATAGGTCTGATTAGTGTTGATAAGACTTAATTGCACCTCCAGTAGGTGGTCGCGACATGTGCTGCTGGTGCAATTGCAACACGGCAACGGCACAATGATGGTGCTGGTATGACGAGCATGGTCTggaggtagtggtggtggtggtggtggtgacgaTGGTCGTCAAAGACGTCCTCTCGCACCATATCATCTCGGAGGACTGCGGaagctttgtttgtttgtactcGATGGCAGTTGATGGCACGGGATAATTATAATATTCATCCACATCGTTGATAGCGATAGGAGAGCAGGGTTGCATTTGGAGCCGAACGTGGCCTATCCACGTGCGCTCGTGAAATGATGCGTGTCTGTAGGACATCTCACACATCTTGATTTGTAGATTGTTGAAAATACTTAGCGATGATGTTTGCTCTTAAATGATTATAACTGAACATTACATAAAAATGGCAGTTCAGAAAAATCAGATATGCTCATTCTCGTTGCATCATAGTTTGCATCATGCATCGAGGTGTGATGCAAGTGCCACGTGTTAACTGAATCACCAACTACATGGGCATACGAAAATTTTGAATTAACTATAACTATATTTTATAGTCGAAGTGACTTTGTTCTGGAGTTTGTACACAAACCCATACCTTTCTTCTATGGACAGCTGAGCAGAAGACTTTCAAacgacatatttttttaaactttctctCTCCCGCTCGTGTGTTCGTTTACTAACATCCATCCATCCTGATCTCGTGCATGGTTCGAGCGCTCGTGTAAATAGTGCTCTGCGGATCGCCAAAACCCGAGACTACTACGGACGCTGCCAGATGCCTTTGGTCTGACCCCGGTCACTAGTGTTTCCGCTAGTGTGCGTCTTTTCGGACGGTTTTTCGGTTCGATCCCGTCGGTCGGCCAGTCAGTCGAAGCTATCCGTCTACTTGGTGTGATCGTGCGAGCGCGGGTTGAAAAAGAAAGGCCAAAAGAATCGCATAAATCATCCGATTGAAGAGGAATAGTTTTTCATCGCTCCATAAATTGGTtggtaattttgttttgcaaaagtgGGGTAGAAATATACTATCTTGGAAAAAGTGTACGATCGTTTTCGCTGAGAATTGTTAAGCTGGGAGAGTTTTCGCAACCGCTGGCCAGTGCTCGATCGGCGATCAGCATCTTCAAGTGGTAAAGTGGATCGATTGTGTAAcgtttttttagttgtttcgttttgcgcTGTGAAAGTTGACCTCTTTTATGTAGctgttgaaatgaaattgtgATCAATTACAGTGAGGATTGTGctgaaaaaagtgaaaccagAAATCGGTCAAATAAAACAGCACTGAACCCTAACATTCAGCtgataaatattcaaaaattttaaa
This window harbors:
- the LOC131287577 gene encoding exosome complex component RRP4 — protein: MESNVIIRLACDRVDIPLFNEEERSRRLFTPGEIVTSEQGFMRGHGTYMEDENIKSSVAGVMVQVNKLITVKALKGRYVGEIGDVVVARVTEVQEKRWKVDTNSRLDSVLLLSSVNLPGGELRRRGVEDEKQMRKYLQEGDLISAEVQNVHSDGVLSLHTRSLKYGKLSQGILIKVFPSLIQRRKTHFHNLPCGASIILGNNGFIWISPITNAEGEGAGGFTQNLEDVVTKQDRETIARIRNCILALAHCKMMLYDTSILFAYEESLKYEVHELLHQEAMSDVAFLTQHRLALLEK
- the LOC131287717 gene encoding BLOC-3 complex member HPS1, producing MEGILVFDQTNDLIYHTFNEAMREKMIKQAFDLGLLEEETVCPTQELNSNVLIQIFSPLLASQRIMMCQFDNAYTSIQMENNLNIVFDEFLGYVFLEICTKEVDLVKRELGAFIAFIKYICGPNIYTIKNDPSKIAYLTDLIDTYRALYATNQGVLMKAIEQLLVNADVKNTVVAALQAATDRLKQDPHSQRSHSMLFVGSKFLARYSSRQAQELAAVDMVFLNLLCQMLSRRSQRRRIESQVVFLQGSVHQSHAGCVPHVVHVVQLFENVSLVLLIEHAHTALASHLYDVYFALHKLQNLQMQFDLDNLRGAFDALDTYVKHSSDSLKKVKSNNPEVDEAIRGFTVKWETLRKKYTDYFKTSDNALIVKIDSNMPMFVESVKDLFRLLCAGCATLEHGLQRVTDIADTAEDSLAEVFHFLHAKSQKNFTMGSYMEEFPGMVHFMHIDRYNGRIVAPSLDDQDPSDILKDRVWSMVDFSRTYLDKGYMSMIWKDVTFSYAYFVWFEDEHGTTLKPNEPPNHGAGLPATKPSLVAGILAGDYYQRLIETCFPRTPSSKVRCYELFLVHLGLVTSTIVLEHCRRLAVTITDLTGCIGNPIDLL